CGGCTTTAACTGCGATAGGAGTTAGCTCGATGCCGCCTTCCATGATGTCGCCAACACAGTAGATGCCTTTTACGTTTGTTGATTGGTATTCATCAACTTTGATGTAACCGCGATCGTTAATAGCAACGCCTGTTTTTTCTAGATTGATAGCGTCAGTCGCAGGGTGACGACCAATTGCCCAAATTAGAGTATCAACGTTTTGTGTTTCACCATTTTCTAGATGAAGTGTTAGGCTGCCATCGGCTTCTTTAACCACTTCTTTTGGTACAGAGTGAGTATGAAGGGTTGGGCCTTCTGTGTTCATCACTTCAACTAGCGTATCGATGATCATTGGATCAAAGCTACGAAGTGGAGATTCTTTACGAACAAATAAATGAGTTTCTGTGCCTAGAGAATGAAGTACACCAGCAATTTCTACCGCAATGTAACCTGCACCAATAATCGCAACGCGTTTTGGCTGTTCTGTGATGTCAAAGAAACCATTTGAATCAATACCGTGCTCTGCGCCTGGGATATTAGGGATTGTTGGACGACCACCAACAGCAATAAGGATATGATCCGCTGTGTAATGTTCGCCATTTACTTCAACAGTATTAGCGTCTACAAACTTAGCGAAGCCTTTAATTACGTTTATTTTATTGTTACCAAGAACGCGATCGTAAGATTCGTGAATACGACCAATGTACGCTTGGCGGTTTTCAACCATCTTGCTCCAATTGAATTTTTTCAGTTCAACATCAAAGCCGTAATCTTCAGCGTATAAATTAATGGCTTCAGCAACTTGAGCACCGTGCCACATTACTTTTTTAGGAACACAGCCCACGTTTACACACGTACCGCCAAGTTCTTGCGCTTCAATAAGAGCAACTTTTGCGCCGTGCATAGCCGCACGGTTTGCTGATGCGATACCGCCAGAACCACCGCCGATACAGATATAATCAAAATGAGTAGCCATTACTTTCTCTCCAATAAGTTTTTAATTCTTTTTTACATACTATGTATGAAATGCGACCAAATTTTTCTTTTTCAAGGTGTACGAGCTTCAAGGTCTACTAGGTTTCAGGTTGCTTCGCTTGCAGGTTTCAGGAAAGAGATAAAACTGAGCAATGCTATCTGCTTTTCCTGAATCCTTTGAGGGAGCTTGCGACCGGCCTGAACCCTTATTTTTTATTCAGGAACAATCCATTCCACTTTACAGTGACCTGTTGCTGGTGCAATTGCTTCTTTTAAGAAAGGCAAAATCGTATTCATTTGGCTTTCTAATTTCCACGGTGGATTGATAACGATCATTCCTGATGCCGTCATGCCACGCTCGTTTGTATCAGGGGATACCCCTAATTCAATTTGAAGAATGTTACGGATATTTAGTTTTTTAAGGCCATTGATCATGTCGTCGATATCACAACGATTAACCACTGGGTACCAAATCGCATAAATACCTGTAGCCCAACGTTTATGGCTTTGGCCAATCGCGTTAACCACATCGTAATATTCTTTTGCAAGCTCATAAGGTGGGTCGATTAATACCAAGCCTCTGCGCTCT
The Aliivibrio salmonicida LFI1238 genome window above contains:
- the gorA gene encoding glutathione-disulfide reductase codes for the protein MATHFDYICIGGGSGGIASANRAAMHGAKVALIEAQELGGTCVNVGCVPKKVMWHGAQVAEAINLYAEDYGFDVELKKFNWSKMVENRQAYIGRIHESYDRVLGNNKINVIKGFAKFVDANTVEVNGEHYTADHILIAVGGRPTIPNIPGAEHGIDSNGFFDITEQPKRVAIIGAGYIAVEIAGVLHSLGTETHLFVRKESPLRSFDPMIIDTLVEVMNTEGPTLHTHSVPKEVVKEADGSLTLHLENGETQNVDTLIWAIGRHPATDAINLEKTGVAINDRGYIKVDEYQSTNVKGIYCVGDIMEGGIELTPIAVKAGRLLSERLFNGQTNAKMDYTLVPTVVFSHPPIGTIGLTEQEADEQYGKDNVKVYTSGFTAMYTAVTKHRQPCKMKLVCAGENEKVVGLHGIGFTVDEMIQGFAVAMKMGATKADFDAVVAIHPTGSEEFVTMR